DNA from Sphingomonas psychrotolerans:
TCCATACCGCGGGCTCCGACAATACGATCGTGACGCTGCCGGGCATTACCCGCGCGACCGCCGAGGAGATACGCGACACGATCCGGGCACGGATCGGCAGCGCGGCGTGAGCGACGACGCGCCACGCCGGGTGCATCCGGGCACCATCGCGATCGGGATGCTCAAGTCGGCGCCATCGACCTTGCTGACCCTGCCGGCGTTATATGCCGCCGGCACGAAGTTCGGGCTGGTGACCAGCGCGTTGCTCGCGCTCGCCGGGCTCGCGGTCCTGGCGCTGATCACGTGGCTGGGCTGGTGGTTCCTGACCTATCGCCTGGCCGACGATGAGTTCGTGATCGAAAGCGGCATGCTGCATCGCAGCCGGCGCTCGATCCCGCTCGAACGCGTGCAGGACGTCTCGATCGAGCAGAAGCCGCTGGCGCGGTTGTTCGGGCTCGCGTTGGTGCGGATCGAGACCGGTGGGGGCGACAAGGACGAGGCGGCGCTCGACAGCGTGACGCTAGGCGAGGCGCACCGGCTGCGGCTCGCGTTGCGCCGGGCTCCGGCGGTGGTGGGCGCGGAGACGTCCCCCCCTGAAGTCACCGAAGATGCTGGCGGGCCGCTGTTCACGATGCCGATGGAGCGAGTGCTGCTCTATGGGCTGTTCAACTTCTCGCTGGTGTGGCTCGCCGCGATTTTCGCGGCGCTCCAGACGCTCGACGGGGTGATCGATTTCGACTGGAAGGAGCTGGTCGGGATCGCCGGGCGCGAAGTGCGCGGCCATCTTACCCTCACGGCGGGGCTGACCGTGCTCGTGCTGGCGCTGGCGCTCGGAGTGATTGCGGGCGTCGTGCGGACCGTCACGAAGGAATATGGTTTCCGCCTGGAAGAGCGCGACGGCCGATTTCGCCGCATCCGCGGGCTGTTGACGCGCAGCGAGGTGGTGATCGTCAAGGCGCGTATCCAGCTTGCATTGGTACGCCGGGCGCCGCTCAGCGGCAGGCTCAACTGGCGGAGCCTCGAATTCCAGACCTTGGGCGGCAGCGACGACAGCTCGGGACGCCAGGAGATGGCACCCTTTGCGCGCGACGAGGAGATCGAGCGGGTGATCGCGGCGGCCGGGTTGCCGCGTTTCGCGCCCGACGCGCTGACGGCGGTGTCGCGGGGGCATGTATTGCGTTCGGTGTTGCGGCACGGTCTGCCGGTGCTGCTGGTGTTCGCGGTTGCCGGCGCGTTCCTGCCGTTGCTCTGGCTGGGGCTCGCGCTGGTGCCGGTGCCGGTCGGGATCGCGCTGCTGCAACGGCGCCGACACCGTTATGGACTGCTTGAGACCAGCGCGCAGGTGACGCGCGGGGTGGTGTCGCAGCGCGACTGGACGGTGCCTTATGGCGCTATCCAGACGATAAGCGTGCGGCGGAGCTGGCTGCAGCGGCGGCTGGGCCTCGCGACCGTCGCGATCGACACGGCGGGGGCGAAGGGCTGGCACCGGCCCGATATCGCCGACGTCGCCGCGCCGACGGCCGCGGAACTCGCACAGGCGCTGGTGGCACGCGCCTGCTAGTTGGCGGGCGTCGGTGTCGGCCTGGGCGGCGTCAGAGTGAAGTTTACCGCCGGCCGCGCCGCAGGCTGCGCCGGATCAGTCTTGCGACGTACCCCGGTGAGCAGGGCGGGGCCGGGCGGAGCCTTGGCGTCGGGAAGCGGCGCGGCGCCGGCGGCGGGGATGGGCGCGGCTGCCGGCGCGACCGGCGGCTGGACGCGCATGCACTGGATCGGGCTCGGCCGCTTGAACTGCTGGCAGTTCCACAGCGCCTTGGCATAGCCCTGCGCCTGATCGCGCAGATAGCTGAACGACAAGGAAGCGGTTTGCGCGGGCGTGGCAGGAAGCTTGGCCGGCTTCTGCTTCGGATCGGTCCACGCCATGAATTTACAGTAGAGCCGCTCGCCGCAGGTCTTGATCGCCAGCGCGGCGAAAGCGTCGGGATTCATCTTCTTGTCGAGCACGACGAGGAAGTGGTTGGCGTCTAGCCCTGCGCCGACAGCATTGGGGACGGCGCTATCCGGGATCGTCGCCGGATCGATCAGCGAGCCGTCACCCTGCAATGCCGGTTCGAGCGGGTTGGTCGTGTCGCCCTGATGGACGCTCGACAGCCGGGCCATCTGGGGCACGTTGGGCTCGACTCCAGCATAGCCGCGGTTGAACGCCGGCGGCGTGCCCCACCATCCGGCCCAGCGGAAGAAAAGATGCGTGTCGACCGCAGAGATCTTCTCGAGGCTGGCGCTCCAATAGGGGACGACCCAATTGGTGTGGTAATGCGTGGCGTGGCCGACAGCGCCATAGACCGTGCCGTTAAGTGCCATCCCGGCGACATCGCGGGCGCGTTGCCACGCGCCGGGGTTGGGCGTGTAGCGCAGCATCGCGCCGTCGCAGGTAAAGGTGAACTGGCAGCCGGTGCTGCGTTCCGATCCTTGAAAGACCACGCCGCAGATCGTCTTGGGGAAAGCCGGGTGGCGCATCCGGTTGATGATCACCTGGGCGACCGCGCGCTGGCCGACGGCATCGTCACCGGCTTCGTAATAGACCGCCGCGGCGAGGCAATCGACGGCGCGGACCTGGCTGTCGGCCGCGCCGGACAGGTGGAATGCGCGGGCGGCAGGATTGGGAAGGCTGGAGAACGGGATGGCTGCGTTGATTTCGCGCGCATCATCGGGTGCCACGGCCTGCAGCTTGACCGGTTCGACCGGCGGCAGCTCCTGTTTCGGCACCACTCGTTTGGAGATCACTATCGGCGCGCGATTATGGACTATGACGCGCGGCGCAGTCGAGACGATCAGCAGCGGAACGCCGACGGCGACCAGCGCGAGCACCCCGAGCACGACGCGCAGCCAGAGCGCGACCGGGGACCGGGGCGCCGGCACGCGCGCGACTTCGGCTTCGATGGATTGCATCAGCATCGTGCGCGGCCGCTCAGCCCCGGTGCGCGCGGACGCGGCGGGTCAAGAGGGTGAGGCGAAGGCGAAATGTCAAAAGGCTGCTCCAGCGGGGTCGCCGCCCATAACGCAGCAGGCACGGATTTGGAACCATTGCGCCGTCGAAACGCCGCAATGGTCCGCTCAATCGCGTTTCCCCGGGGGCCGATCAGCTCTCGGGCAGGAACTCGGGCACGCTCAGATAGCGTTCGCCGGTATCGTAGTTGAAGCCGAGCACGCGGGCATTGTCGGGTAGATCGGGCAGCTTCTGGAGGATCGCGGCGAGCGTCGCGCCCGACGAGATGCCGACCAGCATGCCCTCTTCACGCGCCGCGCGACGCGCCATGTCCTTGGCCACGCCCGCGTCGACCTTGATCACGCCGTCGATCGCGTCGCCGTGGAAGTTCTTGGGGATGAAACCGGCGCCGATGCCCTGGATCGGGTGCGGACCCGGGGTGCCGCCCGAGATGACCGGTGAGAGTTCGGGCTCGACCGCGAACACCTTGAGGCCCGGCCAGCTCTTCTTGAGCGTCTCGGCGACGCCAGTGATATGCCCGCCTGTACCGACGCCGGTGATGATCACGTCGATCGGCGTATCGGCAAAATCGTTCAGGATTTCCTGCGCGGTGGTTCGGACATGAACCTCGACGTTCGCAGCATTTTCGAACTGCTGCGGCATCCATGCGCCTTCGGTGCTCTCTACGATCTCCATCGCGCGCTCGATCGAGCCCTTCATGCCCTTTTCGCGCGGCGTGAGATCGAAGCTGGCGCCGTAAGCGAGCATCAGCCGGCGGCGCTCGAGGCTCATGCTCTCGGGCATGACGAGTATCAATTTATAGCCTTTGACCGCGGCGACCATCGCGAGGCCGACGCCGGTATTGCCGCTGGTCGGCTCGACGATCGTCCCGCCGGGCTGGAGGTCGCCCGAGGCTTCGGCCGCCTCGACCATCGCCAGCGCGATACGGTCCTTGATCGAGCCGCCCGGATTGGAGCGCTCGGACTTGATCCACACCTCGGCGCCCGGAAACAGCTTCTGCACGCGGATGTGCGGGGTGTTGCCGATCGTATCGAGGATCGTGTTCGCCTTCATGTCGTCATCTCCTTGGGAGGCACTTCGAGATTGGCCGGAGGATCGAAGGTGCGAGCCCGCCTGAGCTCGGGGAATAGCTTGGCCCATAGCAGTGTGACAAGCACCGCGCCGATCCCGCCGCCGATCACTGCGGCGATCGGGCCGATCAGTGCGGCGAGGAAGCCGGATTCGGCCTCGCCGAGCTCGTTCGATCCCGAGATGAACAGGGTCGACACCGCGCCGACGCGGCCGCGCATCTGATCGGGGGTGTAGAGCTGGATCAGCGACTGGCGGACATAGACCGAAACCATGTCGGCGGCGCCGAGCACGAACAAGGCAACCAGCGAGAGCAAGACGGCGGGTGCGAAGTCATGGCCGATCGCCGAAGGGCCGAGCAGGCCGACGAGGAAGGGGGCGGAGGCGCCGAACACGACGGTGGCGAGGCCGAAGATCGCCACCGCGGCCAGCATCTTCTTGCCGACTTCGGTCCGGAGCGGGCGCCACGAGAAGAATATGCCGATCATCACCGCGCCCAGCGCCGGCGCGGCGCGGAGATGGCCGAGGCCTTCGGAACCGACCTGGAGGATGTCGCGGGCATAGACCGGCAGCATCGCAGTGGCGCCGCCGAGCAGCACGGCGAAGAGATCGAGCGAGATCGCGCCGAGCACCAGCCGGTTGCGGCGGACATAGTGCAAACCGTCGACCATCTGCGCCCAAGGGCTGCCGGTGAACTTGAGGGTCGTGCGCGGCACCGCCGAGATCAGCAGCAGCATGACCAGCGCGAGCAGGAACAGCCCCGACGCGACGAAATACGGCACCGAGGGGCCGGCGGCATAGAGATAGCCGCCCATCGCCGGGCCGATCACCGTGCCGATCTGCCACGAGACCGAGCTCAGCGCGATCGCGGTGGGCAGGCTCTCCTTGGGCACCAGATTGGGCGCCAGCGCGCCGAGCGCCGGGCTGGCGAAGGCGCGTGCCACGCCGAGCAACGCGGCGATGCCGAACAAAGCGGGAAGCGTGATCGTGTCGGTATAGGTCAGCCAGCCGAGGCTGAGGCCGCACAGCGCCTCGAGCGCCAGCGCGGCGCGGGCGATCCAGCGGCGGTCGATCCGGTCGGCGAGCCAGCCGGCGAACAGCGACAGGACGAGCAAGGGCAGGAACTGCGCCACGCCGATCAGCCCGAGCTGGAACGCGGCTTCCTTGATCGTCATCGTTGCGCGGGCGATGTCATAGACCTGCCAGCCGATGACGATGACCAGCGCCATCTGGCCGAGCGTCGCGGCGAAACGCGCCACCCAATAAGCGCGGAAATTGGCGATGGCGAAGGGATGGATCGGCATGCGCCGCTCCTGGCGTCTTCGCCGCGGCATCGCAACGGCGGAATGGCTATCGTCGCCTCCGGGAACCGGGTCCCGGTCCGGAAAGTTTCTAGGCCAACGACATCAACGAGACAGGAGAGGCCATATGGGCAAGGGCATATTGTTGTGGCTGATCGGCATCCCGCTTCCGATCATCATCCTGCTCCTGCTCTTCTGGCGCTAGGCTCCGGCGCTCAGGTGCTCGGCAGCGGGACACTGTCGAACAGCACGCCGCGAATCTCCCAAGCCTCGGCGGCGTAGGTCTCGCGAGTCGGCCCGCCGCGCGAGCCGTCTGACTGGACCGGGAGCAGCGGCACGATCTCCGCCGCCTCGGCCTCGAGCCGGGTGCGAATCCGGCGCATCAGCCGGGCGATACCGCGCCGATAGGTTTCCCAATTCTCAGAGGGGTGCGGACCCTGCCAGCGCGCGATATGCTCGCGATACTCGGCCATCAGCGCCGCGGTCTCGACGCTCGCCAGCGCGGCGCTCTGCTGGGCGTGCTCGCGCCGATCGCTCATCATCGGACCATAGACCGTCGATTCCATCCTCGCGAAATGAAACAGCAGGTCGCGCGTGAAGGCCCAGCGCTTGCTGGCCAGGCTGTCGCCGCACGACGGCCGCGTGCCTGCGGCATATTCCTCGGCCGCATCGACATTGGCGAGGATGCGGCAATGTTGGGCAAGCACACGATCAACGGACATTCGGGGGGTATTCTCCTGATTCCCCTGTGTCTCCGGTCTAGCTTCCGGGGGATGAACCCGCGGCCCCGGAAAAGGCCGTACGGGTGTTGCTACCTATCCCCGTATCCGGCGCTGCGACCTTGCTGCACTGCGGTATAATTGCTATAATACGCCAGATGTACCGTAGCGAACCCGATCCCATCCCCGCGCCCACCGGCCCGCTGCCGGCCTTGTTCGAAGCCATAGTCCGCAATCACTGCGTCGAGGCTACGTATAATGGCGGCCGCGTGGTGCTCGCGCCGCATGTCGCCTTCACGCGCCATAGCGAAGTCTATGTCGGCGCCACCACGATCGAGCGCGACGGCCAGCCGCCGCGCGAGGAGAAGATCGGGGTGTTCAAATTCACCGGGCTCGTCGACCTGACCGTCACCGAGCGCAGCTTCAAGCCCAGCACGCTCTTCGACCCGCGCGACGAACGCTTCGCGGCCGGGACCCTGATCGCAGTGGAACGCACTGCGATCTGAATCCCGGCCGAAAGAAAGCATCAGCGGCAGCGAACCTGCTGCTGGTTGCGATCGATCGCCGAGCCCGCGGCACCGCCGGCAATCGCGCCGAGCAGAGTCCCGACCGTGCTCGAACGACGCCCCGCGATGATGTTGCCGAACAGCCCGCCCGCAGCCGCGCCGACGATCAGCCCGGTCGTGCCGTCGCTGCGCTTGCAATAATAGCGGCCGTCATTGCCGCGATAGACGCGGTCGTCCTGCGAGAGCACGCGCTCCTGATAATTGCCCGAGCGATAATAACGCGAGGGCTCGTAATTCTCGTCGTCGTCATAGCGCGTATCGGGGCCGCGATCTTCATAGGTCGGGCGCGACGTGCGCGCACGGCGATAGCGCTCGACCGCTGCCTGGAACGCTTCATATTCGCTGTCGAAGCGGCGCTGCGCGGCATCGAAGCGCGCATCCTCGTCCTGATAGGCGCTGCTGGCATAACGCGTGCTGTTCTGGGCGGCGGCGGGACTGCTTGCGACGACGAGTGCCGCGGCGAGGGCCGTTAGGCCGGTGATGGTCTTCATGAATGTGTCTCCTGTTGTGCCGTGCGATACGGCCGACGACCCGCATCTGTTCCGCCAATGCGCGTGAAGCGGGGCTGAACACGCGCGCCCGCGCCAGGCTTGAATTGACTCGGTTTGCGGAAACGCGATTCATCTCGCAACTTTCTTGCGCGGCACCGGGGGCGACGAGTCAAGCGCGGCAAAAGCGAGGCGATAGTCGAAGCGGTGGCGCGTGCCGACCTGTTTGCCCTTGTAGAAGCGCGGGGTGGTGATGCCGTGCAGGGCGCGGTCCATCGCCTGGCCGAACGCCTCGTCATAGCCCATCTGCAGCGCGACGTCCCACGCCGCGGCGAAGCTCTCCGCGCCGGGACGGTCGCGGAGCTTGTAGGCGGCCTGCTTGGTCATCCCGACGGCGCGCGCGGCGTACAGCACGGTGCCCATCGCGGCGAGCGCGGCGATGAAGTCGCGTTGTCGGCGCGCGCTCCAGCCATGATGATGGACGCGGGTGAGCGCGACGGGCGTGAAGGCGAGCGGATCGGGGTCCTCGGCTGCGGGCGGCGCGTGCGGGACCTCAGCCACGCGCGGCGGCCTTTGCCGCGCTCCGGGCGCGATGGGCCAAAGCGAGCGCCAGCCGCGCCTTGGCCATGCCGTGGCAGGCGGCGTCGACCCGGGCCAATTGCCCGGCATCGAGGCCGCCATGGCGCAGGATGCGCGTGGCGAGGGCGTCGGCTTCCGCCTCCTCGATCGCGCGCCGCCATGCCCGCGAAAAGACGCTGCGCGAGCCAAGGCCGCGGCGGAAACAGGTGACGGCATAGGCGCTGGCGCCGACGCAGGCGGCCGCGGCGGCGACGTCGCCGGTCTTGAGCAGCGCGTGGAGGAAGGCGCGCTGGCGTTCGGCCGGCCAATCGGGGTGGGCCACGAGCTTGAGCGCGGCGAAGGGGTGGAGAGGGGAGGGCGACTCGGTCATCGACGAGTCTATCCCAGACGAAATCCTACATTGGAAGCCGGATCGAACGGATCACGAACGCGACATCGGCGCCACGGGTTACCCGGCGCAATTCTGCCGAAGGAAATCCAGCGCCGCCGCGAAGCCGGGCGCGAAGTTGCTGTCTGGCACTTCGATGATGACGCGGGCGCCGACGGGCTGGTTCTTCGCGATGAGTTCCACCTTGAACGCGCCGTCATAGCGGATTTCGGCGAGAGTGCCCCATGCGACTCGCCATGTGCGCTCCGCCTTGGCATTGGCGGCGATCGACGCGGTCGGCGTGGCGAATTCGGTTTCACAGTGGAGGACCGTCTTGCTGGTGCCGAGATCGCGGACGAGCAGCGAGGTTTTCTTCATGTCATCGCGGATATGGGTGACGGTGATGTCGTCATGGGGCGGCGAAGTCGCCAGCGGCTGAACAGGGTGACGCTTTGGGGGTGAGGTTCGTCGGTCTGGCGGAGCAACCATTTATAAGCGTGCGCTGCGCCGGGTATCATAATTCCGATGCGCGGCTTGATTGTCAGGGCGCTGGCGACCTCGGCGGACCCCGCCCGCTGATCGGCACCGCCACGTTGGCTCTATGTCCGCAACTGTTTCCATATCTGCGTCAAAACCGAACTCGCTCTTATGGTCAAGTTGAACGTGTCACAGCAAAGCGCTGTCCCTCGATACATTTTGTAGATATAGCCTCATAACACCGAAATATTCGGACGCACCATGGAGCATTATCATGCGTGTTTATATTTTTGGTTGGTTGGGAACGATCTTGATCGCTCTGGGAAGTTGCAACTCAGATGGGCATGGCGATATTGGAAATACTGATGTCGGTGATATTTTGGTACCAGGGCCGACGCCAGATCCGACCTCGTTTCCCACCGCGTCTCCAACGCGTACTCAGCCGGCTTTTAGCACGTCCGCAAACGACCTGCGTTCCGGTATCGCAACTACCAATCGAGTTGAATATCAACTCGGTTTGCCAAGACCGCTTCCTGGTGGGGCCTTTCACCCGGAAGTAGCGCAGTACGATGCTTCATTGGTATCGAACGATTATTTTCAAATTCCATCCATGACAGCGCGAAACATCCTGATGGGAGTGTCGGGGATAATTGACTCGGCGATTGCGGCGGAGTCACAGACAGCACCGACTTTATACAGCGTTAGTTCCGCAATCGGGCCGATCATTCAGATCGAGCCGCCCACCGCCACGGTGCGGGTCGTTCAGCCCGGTACGGCCGGCCAAATCGCTTTCGGCGCGGACAATTTCCATGGAGACACCGCCGATCGGCGGCTATTTGCGCGCCTCCAACTCGACGGCGCGACGGTTCGCGAGGAAGGCTTGTCTCTCCTAAAGGTCGGACCAAGCACGAGATTGCCGCAAAATCGCTATGCGACGCTCGGCTATTTTGCATCCGGCCAAGGTACCGAAGGAGAAATGAGAGCCTCTGACAGAAGATACTGGTTTGTCGCGGGCTCGCCGACAAAGCCGCAGGACAGGCCCACCAGCGGGGTCAGGATTTTTCAGGTGTCCGAGCTGAGTGGCGGTGCATATAATGCCAACGGCCCCTTCAACAGGATATGGCCAGTTGAAGGTAGCGCAACTATCGCGCTCGATTTCGCGACCGACACGCTGACGCTAACTTTTATATCCGCCTATGGCGGTCTGACCGATGAAACCAACGGGACATTGAGGTTTCCTGTTACCAGTACCGCCATTTTGGAAAGAGTGGATGATGCGGGAACTGTAACCTATCGGGGGGGAGGTGATCGAGTCGGACTTTCCGTATTCGCTCGCTTATACGGGCCCAATGCCGACGAGATCGGCATTGGGTTTAGCGCCCGCGTCGACAGCCCTCGCGGACCAGCCAATGCGATCCGCGCGCACATGGCCCTGGTGGGATATGCGCCTTAAAGCTGCTGGGCCTTATCCCAACGTCACAAAACTATCCATAACCCGCTTCCGCCCGGCGACCTCGAAGTCGATCTCGAGCTTGTTGCCTTCGATCTCGGCGATCAGCCCGTAGCCGAACTTCTGGTGGAACACGCGCAGCCCCACCGACAGATCGGCCCGGGGCTTGGCACCGAAGCTCACCGCCGACGCATGGCTCTCCAGCACCCGGGCGGGTTCGCGCGAGAAGGTGCGGGCAGTGAAGCTGCCGCCGGGGTTCTTCGCGTCGACTCCCGCGGCGCGCTGCCAGCCGGGGCCGCGGCCGGTGCCTCGGCCGACGTCCGCGAACGGATCGGCGCGTTCGGACCAGTTGGCCTGCCACAGGCTGGCGCCGCCCGACATAGTGGTCTCGGTCTCGACATGCTCGCCCGGCAATTCGGCGACGAAGCGGCTGGGGAGGCTGCTGGTCCATTGGCCGTAGATGCGGCGGTTGGCGGCG
Protein-coding regions in this window:
- the cysK gene encoding cysteine synthase A yields the protein MKANTILDTIGNTPHIRVQKLFPGAEVWIKSERSNPGGSIKDRIALAMVEAAEASGDLQPGGTIVEPTSGNTGVGLAMVAAVKGYKLILVMPESMSLERRRLMLAYGASFDLTPREKGMKGSIERAMEIVESTEGAWMPQQFENAANVEVHVRTTAQEILNDFADTPIDVIITGVGTGGHITGVAETLKKSWPGLKVFAVEPELSPVISGGTPGPHPIQGIGAGFIPKNFHGDAIDGVIKVDAGVAKDMARRAAREEGMLVGISSGATLAAILQKLPDLPDNARVLGFNYDTGERYLSVPEFLPES
- a CDS encoding glycine zipper 2TM domain-containing protein; its protein translation is MKTITGLTALAAALVVASSPAAAQNSTRYASSAYQDEDARFDAAQRRFDSEYEAFQAAVERYRRARTSRPTYEDRGPDTRYDDDENYEPSRYYRSGNYQERVLSQDDRVYRGNDGRYYCKRSDGTTGLIVGAAAGGLFGNIIAGRRSSTVGTLLGAIAGGAAGSAIDRNQQQVRCR
- a CDS encoding PH domain-containing protein codes for the protein MSDDAPRRVHPGTIAIGMLKSAPSTLLTLPALYAAGTKFGLVTSALLALAGLAVLALITWLGWWFLTYRLADDEFVIESGMLHRSRRSIPLERVQDVSIEQKPLARLFGLALVRIETGGGDKDEAALDSVTLGEAHRLRLALRRAPAVVGAETSPPEVTEDAGGPLFTMPMERVLLYGLFNFSLVWLAAIFAALQTLDGVIDFDWKELVGIAGREVRGHLTLTAGLTVLVLALALGVIAGVVRTVTKEYGFRLEERDGRFRRIRGLLTRSEVVIVKARIQLALVRRAPLSGRLNWRSLEFQTLGGSDDSSGRQEMAPFARDEEIERVIAAAGLPRFAPDALTAVSRGHVLRSVLRHGLPVLLVFAVAGAFLPLLWLGLALVPVPVGIALLQRRRHRYGLLETSAQVTRGVVSQRDWTVPYGAIQTISVRRSWLQRRLGLATVAIDTAGAKGWHRPDIADVAAPTAAELAQALVARAC
- a CDS encoding hemerythrin domain-containing protein, producing the protein MSVDRVLAQHCRILANVDAAEEYAAGTRPSCGDSLASKRWAFTRDLLFHFARMESTVYGPMMSDRREHAQQSAALASVETAALMAEYREHIARWQGPHPSENWETYRRGIARLMRRIRTRLEAEAAEIVPLLPVQSDGSRGGPTRETYAAEAWEIRGVLFDSVPLPST
- a CDS encoding MFS transporter encodes the protein MPIHPFAIANFRAYWVARFAATLGQMALVIVIGWQVYDIARATMTIKEAAFQLGLIGVAQFLPLLVLSLFAGWLADRIDRRWIARAALALEALCGLSLGWLTYTDTITLPALFGIAALLGVARAFASPALGALAPNLVPKESLPTAIALSSVSWQIGTVIGPAMGGYLYAAGPSVPYFVASGLFLLALVMLLLISAVPRTTLKFTGSPWAQMVDGLHYVRRNRLVLGAISLDLFAVLLGGATAMLPVYARDILQVGSEGLGHLRAAPALGAVMIGIFFSWRPLRTEVGKKMLAAVAIFGLATVVFGASAPFLVGLLGPSAIGHDFAPAVLLSLVALFVLGAADMVSVYVRQSLIQLYTPDQMRGRVGAVSTLFISGSNELGEAESGFLAALIGPIAAVIGGGIGAVLVTLLWAKLFPELRRARTFDPPANLEVPPKEMTT
- a CDS encoding cell wall hydrolase, which encodes MQSIEAEVARVPAPRSPVALWLRVVLGVLALVAVGVPLLIVSTAPRVIVHNRAPIVISKRVVPKQELPPVEPVKLQAVAPDDAREINAAIPFSSLPNPAARAFHLSGAADSQVRAVDCLAAAVYYEAGDDAVGQRAVAQVIINRMRHPAFPKTICGVVFQGSERSTGCQFTFTCDGAMLRYTPNPGAWQRARDVAGMALNGTVYGAVGHATHYHTNWVVPYWSASLEKISAVDTHLFFRWAGWWGTPPAFNRGYAGVEPNVPQMARLSSVHQGDTTNPLEPALQGDGSLIDPATIPDSAVPNAVGAGLDANHFLVVLDKKMNPDAFAALAIKTCGERLYCKFMAWTDPKQKPAKLPATPAQTASLSFSYLRDQAQGYAKALWNCQQFKRPSPIQCMRVQPPVAPAAAPIPAAGAAPLPDAKAPPGPALLTGVRRKTDPAQPAARPAVNFTLTPPRPTPTPAN